A window from Pseudomonas kribbensis encodes these proteins:
- a CDS encoding SDR family NAD(P)-dependent oxidoreductase → MTRYALITGASSGIGLAMAEALARRGRSLILVARQRDQLESIAIELTQRFGVEVLFRACDLGEPLRLSGFLLELEEGDRQIDLLVNCAGIGTCGPFLAQDWMTEQDLIEVNILALTRLCHAIGNSMALQGGGQILNVASVAAFNPGPWMSTYYASKAYVLHFSEALRVELKKCAVKVSVLCPGPTRTGFFRTAQLNNEKLNASKLLMSPEEVALYTVRALEKNRAIIIPGRRNRWFAFLPRLGSRWLNRTIVGMVNKAYCPR, encoded by the coding sequence ATGACCCGTTACGCTCTGATCACTGGCGCCTCCAGCGGCATCGGCCTGGCCATGGCCGAAGCCCTGGCCCGCCGTGGCCGCAGCCTGATTCTGGTGGCCCGACAGCGTGATCAGCTGGAAAGCATTGCGATTGAACTGACCCAGCGTTTCGGCGTGGAGGTGCTGTTCCGCGCCTGCGACCTGGGCGAGCCGCTGCGCCTGTCCGGGTTTCTGCTGGAGCTTGAAGAAGGCGATCGCCAGATCGATCTGCTGGTGAACTGTGCCGGCATCGGCACCTGCGGTCCGTTCCTGGCTCAGGACTGGATGACCGAGCAGGACCTGATCGAGGTGAACATCCTCGCCCTCACCCGCCTCTGCCACGCGATCGGCAACAGCATGGCCCTGCAGGGTGGCGGGCAGATTCTCAACGTGGCGTCGGTGGCGGCGTTCAATCCCGGCCCGTGGATGAGCACTTACTACGCAAGCAAGGCCTACGTCCTGCATTTTTCCGAAGCGCTGCGGGTGGAATTGAAAAAGTGCGCCGTGAAAGTCTCGGTGCTCTGCCCAGGCCCCACACGCACCGGATTCTTCCGTACGGCGCAACTGAACAACGAAAAACTCAACGCCAGCAAACTGCTGATGAGCCCCGAAGAGGTCGCGCTGTATACCGTGCGCGCCCTGGAGAAAAACCGCGCAATCATCATTCCCGGACGCAGAAACCGCTGGTTCGCCTTTCTGCCACGACTGGGTTCGCGCTGGCTAAACCGCACCATCGTCGGCATGGTCAACAAAGCTTACTGCCCCCGCTGA